A genomic region of Prionailurus viverrinus isolate Anna chromosome D4, UM_Priviv_1.0, whole genome shotgun sequence contains the following coding sequences:
- the PABIR1 gene encoding PPP2R1A-PPP2R2A-interacting phosphatase regulator 1: protein MAQEKMELDLELPPGTGGSPAEGGGTSAGGGLRRSNSAPLIHGLSDTSPVFQAEAPSARRNSTTFPNRHGLLLPASPVRMHSSRLHQIKQEEGMDLINRETVHEREVQNAMQISHSWEESFSLSDNDVEKSASPKRIDFIPVSPAPSPTRGIGKQCFSPSLQSFVSSNGLPPSPIPSPTTRFTTRRSQSPINCIRPSVLGPLKRKCEMETEYQPKRFFQGITNMLSSDVAQLSDPGVCVSSDTLDGNSSSAGSSCNSPAKVSTTTDSPVSPAQAASPFIPVDELSSK, encoded by the coding sequence ATGGCTCAGGAGAAGATGGAGCTAGACCTGGAGCTGCCTCCGGGTACTGGCGGGAGcccggcggagggcggcggcactAGCGCCGGCGGGGGCCTCAGGAGGTCTAACAGCGCCCCCCTGATTCACGGCCTCAGTGACACTTCGCCGGTGTTCCAGGCCGAGGCGCCGAGCGCCAGGCGGAACAGCACAACGTTCCCGAACCGCCACGGCCTGCTGCTGCCGGCCTCCCCCGTCCGCATGCACAGCAGCCGCTTGCACCAGATCAAACAGGAGGAAGGCATGGACTTGATCAACCGAGAGACGGTCCACGAGCGCGAGGTGCAGAACGCAATGCAGATAAGCCACTCCTGGGAGGAAAGTTTCAGCCTGAGTGACAACGATGTGGAGAAGTCCGCCTCCCCGAAGCGCATCGATTTCATTCCGGTGTCACCAGCACCGTCACCCACCCGGGGGATTGGGAAGCAGTGTTTCTCACCATCCTTGCAAAGTTTTGTGAGTAGCAATGGATTGCCTCCAAGTCCTATTCCCAGCCCAACGACTCGATTTACTACCCGGAGAAGCCAGAGTCCCATCAACTGCATTAGACCAAGCGTTCTTGGaccattgaaaagaaaatgtgaaatggaaACTGAGTATCAGCCAAAGAGATTTTTCCAGGGCATCACCAACATGCTTTCTTCTGACGTTGCACAGCTGTCAGATCCcggtgtgtgtgtatcttctgaTACCCTTGATGGAAACAGTAGCAGTGCCGGATCTTCTTGTAACTCACCAGCGAAAGTCAGCACTACCACCGACTCTCCTGTGTCGCCTGCCCAAGCGGCCTCTCCATTTATTCCAGTAGATGAACTTTCATCTAAGTGA